In a genomic window of Babylonia areolata isolate BAREFJ2019XMU chromosome 3, ASM4173473v1, whole genome shotgun sequence:
- the LOC143280637 gene encoding uncharacterized protein LOC143280637, protein MESAGSGMKILLLTLCLFALVDYGETATTWLYYFTSTTARINFPRIMATYGTWPGFNFTTRHVYWDVTTTTYPPTTSTIPVTEELVTTPPKEPEVIESTDTIFLTIITIACIIGLILYSCLVFYICKMMNKKQRKTKRMRVKPLKAEQAFATVMNPGIGMMGMDPTGMVGLMPPMDTGLMGMPGSIDPFTGMDPNAMAGVGAVGAAVCMDPTAGGEKQWMG, encoded by the exons ATGGAATCAGCAGGCAGCGGGATGAAGATCTTGCTGTTAACTTTATGTCTGTTTGCTCTGGTTGACTATG GCGAGACAGCAACGACATGGCTGTATTATTTCACGAGCACGACCGCCCGTATCAACTTTCCCAGGATCATGGCTACCTACGGAACCTGGCCCGGTTTTAACTTTACAACCCGGCACGTCTACTGGGATGTCACCACCACTACAT ATCCACCGACCACGTCAACAATCCCTGTGACGGAGGAACTGGTGACGACACCTCCCAAAGAGCCAGAGGTCATCGAGAGTACCGACACCatcttcctcaccatcatcaccatcgcctgTATCATCGGCCTCATCCTTTACAGCTGCCTTGTATTCTACATCTGCAAAATGATGAACAAAAAGCAGAG GAAGACGAAACGTATGCGGGTGAAGCCTCTGAAGGCCGAGCAGGCTTTCGCCACAGTCATGAACCCCGGCATCGGCATGATGGGCATGGACCCCACAGGCATGGTAGGACTCATGCCCCCCATGGACACCGGCTTGATGGGCATGCCCGGGAGCATCGACCCTTTCACCGGCATGGACCCCAATGCCATGGCAGGAGTAGGAGCAGTAGGTGCAGCGGTTTGCATGGACCCCACTGCTGGAGGAGAGAAGCAATGGATGGgctga